One genomic segment of Nocardioides cavernaquae includes these proteins:
- a CDS encoding molybdopterin-dependent oxidoreductase, which yields MEKQLGVCNLCEAICGLELTIDEGRVTGVRGNPDDPLSRGHICPKGVAIADIYEDPDRLRHPVRRVGAGVDARWEEISWDEAFDLVASGLSKAMNKDPDSLAIYLGNPNVHSLGAMTHGVTLAGSFRTKNKYSATSVDQLPHQLMSYLLYGHQLLIPIPDIDRTDYFLVFGANPMASNGSLMTVPDFPGRRRELRDRGGRMVVLDPRRTETAKVADEHVFVRPGTDAWVLLALLHTLIDSGLTNPPEWVDGLDTVAEAVKEFTPEHAEAMSGVPAATIRRIATEFATAPRAAAYGRMGVSVNEFGTVCQWALQLINLLTGNLDREGGVMLPSPAIDVVKLGLLGRGHIARYTSRVRGLAEFGGELPVSVLREEIETPGMGQVRALFTIAGNPVLSTPDGGALERALTDLDFYAAVDIYVNETTRHADVILPPTSALERDHYDLVFHHFAVRNTARFTPAVFAKGRDQRHDWQIFKAIGLRTIRRLDHKPSLKRRIMLEARLRPSPTFLIANLLRFGRSRALMSDLRKSPAGVDLGPLQSGQLPGRLLTRNKRVDAAPSFVLDDLARLRDQPAPTEGELLLIGRRHQKDCNSWMHNSERLTKGRDRHQLLVNPADLAARGLVSGDTVTVTSRVGEVKVEALATDDMMPGVVSLPHGYGHQRDGVLLGRATQVAGVSINDLTDSVRVDISGNAAFSGLPVTIA from the coding sequence ATGGAGAAACAGCTGGGCGTGTGCAACCTGTGCGAGGCGATCTGCGGCCTCGAGCTGACCATCGACGAGGGCCGCGTGACCGGCGTGCGCGGCAACCCGGACGATCCGCTCTCGCGCGGGCACATCTGCCCCAAGGGAGTCGCGATCGCCGACATCTACGAGGACCCCGACCGCCTCCGTCACCCCGTACGACGCGTCGGCGCCGGTGTGGACGCACGGTGGGAGGAGATCTCCTGGGACGAGGCGTTCGACCTGGTCGCCTCTGGGCTGTCGAAGGCCATGAACAAGGATCCGGACTCACTCGCGATCTACCTCGGCAACCCGAACGTGCACAGCCTCGGCGCGATGACCCACGGCGTGACGCTGGCCGGGTCGTTCCGCACGAAGAACAAGTACAGCGCCACCTCGGTGGACCAGCTCCCCCACCAGCTGATGTCCTACCTGCTCTATGGGCACCAGCTGCTGATCCCGATCCCGGACATCGACCGCACGGACTACTTCCTGGTGTTCGGCGCCAACCCGATGGCCTCCAACGGTTCGCTCATGACCGTGCCCGATTTCCCGGGGAGGCGGCGCGAGCTGCGTGACCGCGGCGGGCGCATGGTCGTCCTCGACCCGCGGCGCACCGAGACCGCGAAGGTCGCCGACGAGCACGTCTTCGTGCGCCCGGGCACCGACGCGTGGGTCTTGCTCGCTCTCCTCCACACCCTGATCGACAGCGGCTTGACCAACCCGCCGGAGTGGGTCGACGGGCTCGACACTGTCGCCGAAGCAGTCAAGGAGTTCACCCCCGAGCACGCGGAGGCGATGAGCGGTGTCCCGGCGGCGACGATCCGCCGGATCGCGACCGAGTTCGCCACGGCGCCGCGCGCCGCGGCGTACGGGCGCATGGGGGTGTCGGTCAACGAGTTCGGCACTGTCTGCCAGTGGGCGCTGCAGCTGATCAACCTGCTGACCGGAAACCTCGACCGCGAGGGCGGCGTGATGCTGCCGAGTCCGGCGATCGATGTCGTGAAGCTCGGGCTGCTGGGCCGTGGCCACATCGCGCGCTACACCTCACGCGTGCGCGGCTTGGCGGAGTTCGGCGGCGAGCTGCCGGTGTCGGTCCTTCGAGAGGAGATCGAGACGCCGGGCATGGGCCAGGTTCGCGCGCTGTTCACCATCGCCGGCAACCCGGTGCTCTCCACTCCCGACGGTGGCGCCCTGGAGCGCGCGCTGACGGATCTCGACTTCTACGCGGCCGTTGACATCTACGTGAACGAGACCACCCGGCATGCCGACGTGATCCTCCCGCCGACCAGTGCTCTCGAGCGTGACCACTACGACCTCGTCTTCCACCACTTCGCGGTCCGCAACACGGCCCGGTTCACGCCGGCCGTCTTCGCCAAGGGCAGGGACCAGCGCCACGACTGGCAGATCTTCAAGGCCATCGGGCTGCGCACGATCCGTCGCCTCGACCACAAGCCGTCGCTGAAGCGGCGGATCATGCTCGAGGCGCGGCTGCGGCCGAGCCCGACCTTCCTGATCGCCAACCTGCTGAGGTTCGGCCGGTCGAGGGCGCTGATGAGCGACCTCAGGAAGTCGCCCGCGGGCGTCGACCTCGGACCTCTCCAGAGTGGCCAGCTGCCGGGCCGGCTCCTCACCAGGAACAAGCGCGTCGACGCCGCGCCGTCCTTCGTCCTCGACGACCTGGCGCGTCTCCGTGACCAGCCCGCGCCGACCGAGGGCGAGCTCCTGCTGATCGGTCGCCGCCACCAGAAGGACTGCAACTCCTGGATGCACAACAGCGAGCGACTCACCAAGGGCCGCGACCGTCACCAGCTGCTGGTCAACCCGGCCGACCTCGCAGCACGCGGGCTGGTCTCCGGCGACACGGTCACCGTCACCTCCCGAGTCGGCGAGGTCAAGGTCGAGGCCCTCGCGACCGACGACATGATGCCGGGCGTCGTGTCCCTTCCCCATGGCTACGGGCACCAGCGCGACGGCGTGCTCCTCGGGCGGGCAACCCAGGTCGCCGGCGTCTCGATCAACGACCTGACTGACTCCGTGCGCGTCGACATCAGCGGCAACGCGGCCTTCTCCGGCCTGCCGGTCACCATCGCCTGA
- a CDS encoding MMPL family transporter, whose product MTKWFVLVFWIIAVAGLGQLAGKLTEVQNNEASSWLPASAESTRGFEEMEPFQDPNTVPTVVVYEREGGLTPADLGAAQADVAKFQDLNGVEGKVVGPLPSKDGEALQTLINFNLGSDGWNKMPDTVKDLRKIASSDGLNVHVAGAGGQAADAVEAFGGLDTTLLFAALLVVILILLVVYRSAYLWLLPIFSVIVALGSSMGFVYILAKNFGLTVNGQSQAILSILVIGAGTDYALLLVARYREELRNYEDRHEAMAHALHRAAPAILASAATVVLGMLCLTFAEMNSTKGMGPVVAVGVAVTFLVMVTLLPALLVIFGRWVFGPRKEKHGRWALTTAIGIPAGLALAALGSGGVWLMTEQLGGIAGGILSVPFGLVAFAGVLAVITGPLALLQVAIESGFGWHMRPDLGSREPTQSGFWSHIGRRIAVRPRSVWVVTTVLLGIACLGLFRLDANGLSTEDTYTKEFDSIVGQKVLAKHGMVDQSNTLMVVTKADKAAEVRAALGGVDGVEEASEPIAKDGIAFMQAVIGADVSSQAAFDAVEAARDAVHAVPDADALVTGGSAIYLDTKIASQRDNKVIIPIVLVVVLLVLIMLLRSIAAPVILLGTVILSFGAAMGISVLLFEFVFGFAGADPGFPLFAFVFLVALGIDYNIFLMTRVREESAARGTRAGALVGLTSTGGVITSAGVVLAATFLVLGSLPLVFLAEMGVAVALGVMLDTMIVRSILVTAINLDLGDKIWWPSKLGQGKPDPQDERELVNA is encoded by the coding sequence GTGACGAAATGGTTCGTCCTTGTCTTCTGGATCATCGCCGTGGCTGGGCTCGGTCAGCTCGCCGGCAAGCTGACCGAAGTCCAGAACAACGAGGCGTCTTCATGGCTCCCCGCTTCCGCGGAGTCCACCCGTGGCTTCGAGGAGATGGAGCCGTTCCAGGACCCCAACACCGTGCCCACGGTCGTTGTCTATGAGCGAGAAGGCGGCCTGACGCCAGCCGACCTCGGCGCGGCTCAGGCTGATGTCGCAAAGTTCCAGGACCTCAACGGCGTCGAGGGCAAGGTCGTCGGCCCGCTCCCGTCGAAGGACGGCGAGGCGCTGCAGACGCTGATCAACTTCAACCTCGGCTCTGACGGCTGGAACAAGATGCCGGACACCGTCAAGGACCTCCGCAAGATCGCCAGCTCTGACGGTCTCAACGTCCACGTCGCCGGTGCCGGCGGCCAGGCGGCTGACGCTGTCGAGGCGTTCGGGGGGCTGGACACCACCCTGCTGTTCGCGGCTCTCCTCGTGGTCATCCTGATCCTGCTGGTGGTCTACCGCAGCGCCTACCTGTGGTTGTTGCCGATCTTCTCGGTGATCGTCGCGCTCGGCTCGTCGATGGGCTTCGTCTACATCCTTGCGAAGAACTTCGGGCTCACCGTCAACGGCCAGAGCCAGGCAATCCTGAGCATCCTGGTCATCGGTGCGGGCACCGACTACGCGCTCCTTCTCGTCGCCCGCTATCGCGAGGAGCTGCGCAACTACGAGGATCGCCACGAGGCCATGGCGCACGCGCTCCACCGCGCGGCCCCCGCGATCCTGGCCAGTGCCGCCACCGTCGTCCTCGGCATGCTCTGCCTGACATTCGCCGAGATGAACTCGACGAAGGGAATGGGCCCGGTCGTTGCGGTCGGTGTGGCGGTCACCTTCCTGGTGATGGTGACGCTGCTGCCGGCGCTGCTGGTCATCTTCGGTCGATGGGTCTTCGGGCCGCGCAAGGAGAAGCACGGGCGGTGGGCGCTCACCACTGCGATCGGCATCCCGGCCGGTCTCGCACTCGCGGCGCTCGGTAGCGGCGGCGTCTGGCTGATGACCGAGCAGCTGGGTGGCATCGCAGGCGGCATCCTCTCCGTTCCGTTCGGCCTGGTGGCTTTTGCTGGCGTCCTCGCGGTCATCACCGGCCCCCTCGCCCTGCTGCAGGTTGCCATCGAGTCCGGATTCGGTTGGCACATGCGCCCCGACCTGGGATCGCGCGAGCCCACCCAGTCTGGCTTCTGGTCGCACATCGGTCGCCGCATCGCCGTGCGTCCGCGCTCGGTCTGGGTGGTCACCACGGTCCTGCTGGGCATCGCCTGTCTCGGTCTGTTCCGGCTCGACGCCAACGGACTCTCGACTGAGGACACCTACACCAAGGAGTTCGACTCGATCGTGGGCCAGAAGGTGCTCGCGAAGCACGGGATGGTCGACCAGTCCAACACCTTGATGGTCGTGACGAAGGCGGACAAGGCCGCTGAGGTCAGGGCTGCGCTCGGCGGGGTCGATGGGGTCGAGGAGGCCTCCGAGCCAATCGCGAAGGACGGCATCGCGTTCATGCAGGCCGTGATCGGAGCCGACGTCTCGTCGCAGGCCGCGTTCGACGCGGTCGAGGCCGCGCGCGATGCCGTGCACGCGGTCCCCGATGCGGACGCGTTGGTCACCGGCGGATCCGCGATCTATCTCGACACGAAGATCGCATCCCAGCGCGACAACAAGGTGATCATCCCGATTGTCCTTGTCGTGGTCCTGCTGGTGCTGATCATGCTGCTCCGATCGATCGCGGCGCCCGTGATCCTGCTCGGCACCGTGATCCTGTCGTTCGGAGCGGCCATGGGCATCTCGGTGCTGCTGTTCGAGTTCGTCTTCGGCTTTGCCGGGGCGGATCCGGGGTTCCCGCTGTTCGCGTTCGTATTCCTCGTGGCACTCGGCATCGACTACAACATCTTCTTGATGACGAGGGTCCGCGAAGAGTCGGCTGCGCGGGGCACCCGCGCCGGCGCGCTGGTCGGCCTCACCTCGACCGGTGGCGTGATCACGTCGGCCGGTGTCGTCCTCGCGGCGACCTTCCTCGTGCTCGGCTCGCTTCCGCTGGTCTTCCTTGCGGAGATGGGTGTGGCGGTGGCGCTCGGCGTCATGCTCGACACGATGATCGTCCGCTCGATCCTCGTCACTGCGATCAACCTGGACCTGGGCGACAAGATCTGGTGGCCGAGCAAGCTGGGTCAGGGCAAGCCTGACCCGCAGGACGAGCGCGAGCTGGTCAACGCCTGA
- the ptsP gene encoding phosphoenolpyruvate--protein phosphotransferase, whose product MVTETAHTVQVLQGTPVVSGVAYGPALLARGDVPTEAIEAFGRGSYADADAALSAYERAAAAVADGFAAKASSVSGAAAEVLAASAGLARDKGLRSIVRKQLASGSSILSSLHTAVEHFAGLFTQMGGLMAERVTDLHDIERRITAHLIGVAEPGVPVPAVPSVLLARDLAPSDTALLDPALVLALVTELGGPTSHTAIIARQLGIPCVVGTVGLADVTEGALVLVDGTTGTIQIAPDPEKAAAAAEADAVERATLATWSGPAVTADGVSVKLLANVADVPTAQSAATAPVEGVGLFRTELSFLNRADEPSIEEQAAIYADVLAAFGEGRHVVARTLDAGSDKPIAFATHQGEENPALGVRGLRLSFDNPGLLDRQLDALAAAAASSGVETWVMAPMVATVAEASSFAEKVRSRGLRPGVMIEVPSAALQASRMLEVVDFLSIGTNDLTQYTMAADRMATDLAHLTDAWQPAVLQLVAMTAAAGVTARKPVGVCGEAAADPLLACVLVGLGITSLSMAPAAVRPVGAQLGRVTMADCRRAAEAALAAVDPEAARAAVREALG is encoded by the coding sequence GTGGTCACCGAAACAGCTCACACAGTCCAGGTCCTCCAGGGCACTCCGGTCGTCTCCGGCGTCGCCTACGGCCCCGCCCTGCTCGCGCGCGGCGATGTCCCGACGGAGGCCATCGAGGCCTTCGGCCGTGGCTCGTACGCCGACGCCGACGCTGCGCTGTCGGCGTACGAGAGGGCCGCGGCAGCGGTTGCGGACGGGTTCGCCGCGAAGGCGTCCTCGGTCTCGGGTGCCGCCGCCGAGGTGCTCGCCGCGAGCGCCGGCCTCGCCCGTGACAAGGGCCTGCGCTCCATCGTGCGCAAGCAGCTCGCGTCGGGGTCATCGATCCTGTCGTCGCTGCACACGGCGGTCGAGCACTTCGCCGGTCTGTTCACGCAGATGGGCGGCCTGATGGCCGAGCGGGTGACCGACCTGCACGACATCGAGCGGCGGATCACCGCTCACTTGATCGGTGTCGCCGAGCCCGGCGTACCGGTGCCGGCCGTCCCGTCGGTCCTGCTGGCGCGCGATCTGGCTCCCTCGGACACCGCCCTGCTCGACCCGGCCCTGGTCCTCGCTCTGGTCACCGAGCTCGGCGGCCCCACCAGCCACACCGCGATCATCGCCCGCCAGCTCGGCATCCCGTGCGTCGTCGGCACGGTCGGGCTGGCTGACGTCACCGAGGGCGCACTCGTCCTGGTGGACGGCACGACCGGCACGATCCAGATCGCGCCCGATCCTGAGAAGGCTGCGGCGGCCGCGGAGGCGGATGCTGTCGAGCGTGCCACTCTCGCCACCTGGTCCGGCCCCGCGGTCACGGCCGACGGAGTGAGTGTGAAGCTGCTGGCCAACGTCGCCGACGTACCGACTGCTCAGAGCGCCGCAACGGCCCCTGTCGAGGGCGTGGGCCTGTTCCGCACGGAGCTCTCGTTCCTGAACCGCGCCGACGAGCCGTCGATCGAGGAACAGGCGGCGATCTACGCAGATGTCCTGGCCGCCTTCGGCGAGGGCCGCCACGTCGTTGCGCGCACCCTCGACGCGGGATCGGACAAGCCCATCGCGTTCGCGACCCACCAGGGCGAGGAGAACCCCGCCCTGGGTGTCCGGGGGCTCCGGCTCTCCTTCGACAACCCGGGCCTGCTCGACCGCCAGCTCGACGCGCTCGCGGCTGCGGCCGCGTCGTCCGGGGTCGAGACCTGGGTCATGGCGCCGATGGTGGCGACCGTTGCCGAGGCCTCGTCGTTCGCCGAGAAGGTGCGTTCCCGCGGTCTGCGTCCCGGCGTGATGATCGAGGTCCCGAGTGCTGCGCTGCAGGCCTCGCGGATGCTGGAGGTGGTCGACTTCCTGTCGATCGGCACCAACGACCTGACGCAGTACACGATGGCTGCCGACCGCATGGCGACCGACCTCGCGCACCTCACCGATGCCTGGCAGCCGGCCGTCCTGCAGCTCGTGGCGATGACCGCGGCGGCTGGTGTGACGGCCCGGAAGCCGGTCGGGGTCTGCGGCGAGGCCGCCGCAGACCCGTTGCTGGCCTGTGTGCTGGTCGGGCTCGGGATCACCTCGCTGTCGATGGCGCCCGCCGCGGTGCGTCCGGTCGGTGCTCAGCTGGGCCGCGTGACGATGGCGGACTGCCGGCGCGCTGCTGAGGCCGCGCTGGCGGCCGTTGATCCGGAGGCCGCCCGCGCCGCCGTGCGGGAGGCGCTCGGCTGA
- a CDS encoding DeoR/GlpR family DNA-binding transcription regulator, translating to MYAEERQQAIARLVSERGRVSVADLATEFVVTTETVRRDLSLLERAGVVHRVHGGAVPSGTLAGIEAMLSERDTANTTEKDRIARAALEQLPAGEVTILIDAGTTTARLASMLPTDRRLIVVTHAVPIAARLAGLPNVDLHLLPGRVRPMTHAAVGADTVAALGRIRADIAFIGTNAVSVEHGFSTPDLEEAAAKRALVHAARRSVVLADASKIGQEASQRFAELAEVDVLITDGSADRGDCAELTAHGLEVVIA from the coding sequence GTGTATGCCGAAGAGCGTCAGCAGGCCATCGCCCGCCTCGTGTCCGAGCGCGGACGCGTGTCGGTCGCCGACCTCGCGACCGAGTTCGTCGTCACGACCGAGACCGTCCGCCGCGACCTTTCCCTGCTGGAGCGGGCTGGAGTCGTCCACCGCGTCCACGGCGGCGCAGTCCCCTCCGGGACGCTGGCCGGCATCGAGGCGATGCTCAGCGAGCGCGACACGGCCAACACGACCGAGAAGGACCGCATCGCCCGCGCAGCGCTCGAGCAGCTCCCCGCGGGCGAGGTGACGATCCTGATCGACGCGGGCACCACGACGGCACGACTCGCCTCGATGCTCCCCACCGACCGCCGGCTGATCGTCGTGACCCATGCCGTGCCGATCGCCGCGCGCCTCGCCGGCCTCCCCAACGTCGACCTGCACCTGCTCCCCGGCCGCGTCCGCCCCATGACCCACGCAGCAGTCGGCGCCGACACCGTCGCCGCACTCGGCCGGATCCGGGCCGACATCGCCTTCATCGGCACCAACGCGGTCTCGGTCGAGCACGGCTTCTCGACCCCCGACCTCGAGGAGGCCGCCGCCAAGCGGGCGCTCGTCCACGCGGCACGGCGCAGCGTCGTACTCGCCGATGCCTCGAAGATCGGCCAGGAGGCCTCGCAGCGCTTCGCCGAGCTCGCCGAGGTCGACGTCCTGATCACGGACGGATCCGCTGACCGGGGTGACTGCGCCGAGCTGACCGCCCACGGCCTGGAAGTCGTGATCGCGTGA
- a CDS encoding 1-phosphofructokinase family hexose kinase — protein MIVTLTAHPSIDRTVSLSGLLERGAVLRVASTTTQAAGKGVNISRAAVTAGVETLAVLPSAEHDPFLTDLASAGVPCRPVGPAGPIRMNLTITEPDGTTTKLNASADPASPALLADLASALLTAAAKADWVVLAGSLPPGAPVEWYAGLVAALRRTPARIAVDTSDEPLTALVARLAGAAPHLMKPNAEELASFTGTDAAALEASPILTAEAARTLVDAGVEAVLATLGGAGAVLVTAEGAWHATPPPTTVVSTVGAGDSSLFGYLLGDERQLPPAERLALAVAYGSAAAALPGTTIPTPSQVRPQLVSVRTLDLTEGTAR, from the coding sequence GTGATCGTCACCCTGACCGCCCACCCGAGCATCGACCGCACGGTCTCGCTCAGCGGCCTACTGGAGCGCGGTGCGGTGCTGCGCGTCGCCAGCACGACGACGCAGGCCGCCGGCAAGGGCGTCAACATCTCGCGTGCAGCCGTCACCGCAGGCGTCGAGACGCTGGCCGTGCTGCCGTCCGCCGAGCACGACCCGTTCCTCACCGACCTGGCCTCTGCCGGCGTCCCGTGCCGTCCGGTGGGCCCCGCCGGTCCGATCCGCATGAACCTCACGATCACCGAGCCCGACGGCACCACCACCAAGCTCAACGCCTCCGCCGATCCCGCTTCTCCTGCACTCCTGGCCGACCTCGCCTCCGCCCTGCTGACCGCGGCAGCGAAGGCCGACTGGGTCGTGCTGGCCGGTTCGCTCCCGCCCGGCGCCCCGGTCGAGTGGTACGCCGGGCTGGTCGCCGCCCTGCGTCGCACGCCGGCACGCATCGCGGTCGACACCAGCGACGAGCCGCTGACCGCGCTGGTGGCCCGCCTCGCCGGTGCCGCACCCCACCTGATGAAGCCCAACGCGGAGGAGCTTGCCTCCTTCACCGGCACCGATGCCGCCGCGCTCGAGGCCTCTCCGATCCTCACCGCCGAGGCGGCCCGCACCCTGGTCGACGCAGGCGTCGAGGCCGTGCTCGCCACGCTCGGCGGCGCCGGTGCCGTCCTCGTCACCGCCGAGGGCGCCTGGCACGCCACTCCCCCTCCGACCACCGTCGTCAGCACCGTCGGCGCCGGTGACTCCAGCCTCTTCGGCTACCTCCTGGGTGACGAGCGACAGCTCCCGCCCGCCGAACGACTTGCCCTCGCCGTCGCGTACGGCAGTGCAGCGGCCGCGCTTCCCGGCACGACCATCCCCACCCCGTCGCAGGTCCGACCGCAGCTCGTCTCCGTCAGGACCCTCGACCTCACCGAAGGAACAGCCCGATGA
- a CDS encoding PTS fructose transporter subunit IIABC, with protein sequence MTQLITADLVRLDADLGSDKESVIRSLAALVSGAGRTADVDGLVRDALAREATSPTGLKGGIAIPHCRTAAVSEPTLAFARLSPPVDFGAKDGPADIAFLIAAPEGGDATHLTILTKLARALVKPAFTDGLRSASSAEEVVALVDGVLNPEPAAAPAPANAAPEAAAAPRRSLVAVTACPTGIAHTYMAAEALQAAAELAGVDIHVETQGSAGSTPLAASTIAAASAVILAADVGVRDKGRFAGLPVVATGVKRAVDAADALIAEALRYADDPAAPRVAGGSATSDGAAGNQSGEATESWGGRIRRVLMTGVSYMIPFVAAGGLLIALSFLLGGYDITNVFADVVAKNSLTNLPDVNELGLEHVPFDSGLLAYVAAILFIVGKTAFAFFVPALSGYIAYAIADRPGLAPGFIVGGLATDIMQFGTPQTGFIGAIVGGVLAGLVAHWIAGRKVPTWARGLMPVLVIPLFTTLVVGTLMLTVLGTPISELMTSLQDGLKDMSGSNAIVLGIILGLMMAFDMGGPLNKVAYSFAAAGIGGASLASDAPELKIMAAVMLAGMVPPIALALATVVRPGLFSPAERENGKAAWLLGASFITEGAIPFAAADPLRVIPSIMLGSAVTGGLAQAFDVALRAPHGGIFVLFAVDGIPGFAIALVAGVLVAATSVVLLKSFTRGSDAEVLETVPA encoded by the coding sequence ATGACCCAGCTCATCACCGCCGACCTGGTCCGGCTGGACGCCGACCTCGGGTCCGACAAGGAGAGCGTGATCCGCTCTCTCGCAGCCCTGGTCTCCGGCGCCGGCCGCACCGCCGACGTCGACGGCCTGGTGCGCGACGCACTCGCCCGGGAGGCGACCTCGCCGACCGGCCTGAAGGGTGGCATCGCGATCCCGCACTGCCGCACGGCCGCCGTTTCCGAGCCAACGCTCGCGTTCGCGCGGCTGTCCCCTCCGGTCGACTTCGGCGCCAAGGACGGCCCGGCCGACATCGCGTTCCTGATCGCAGCACCCGAAGGTGGTGACGCGACGCACCTGACGATCCTCACCAAGCTGGCCCGCGCGCTCGTGAAGCCGGCGTTCACTGACGGTCTGCGGTCCGCCAGCTCTGCCGAGGAGGTCGTCGCGCTCGTCGACGGCGTACTCAACCCGGAGCCGGCCGCAGCCCCCGCGCCCGCAAACGCCGCTCCCGAAGCCGCCGCTGCCCCGCGTCGCTCCCTCGTCGCGGTGACCGCCTGCCCGACCGGCATCGCCCACACCTACATGGCAGCCGAGGCCCTCCAGGCCGCCGCCGAGCTCGCCGGCGTGGACATCCACGTCGAGACCCAGGGGTCGGCGGGCTCGACGCCGCTGGCCGCCTCCACCATCGCCGCGGCGTCGGCGGTCATCCTGGCCGCCGACGTCGGGGTCAGGGACAAGGGCCGCTTCGCCGGCCTCCCGGTTGTTGCCACGGGGGTGAAGCGCGCGGTCGACGCGGCCGACGCGCTGATCGCCGAGGCACTGCGGTACGCCGATGACCCGGCCGCTCCGCGTGTTGCCGGCGGCTCTGCCACATCAGACGGAGCCGCCGGCAACCAATCCGGGGAAGCCACCGAGTCGTGGGGTGGGCGGATCCGCCGCGTCCTGATGACCGGTGTCTCCTACATGATCCCGTTCGTCGCCGCGGGTGGTCTGCTGATCGCGCTGTCGTTCCTGCTCGGTGGCTACGACATCACCAACGTCTTCGCCGACGTCGTCGCCAAGAACTCCCTCACGAATCTGCCTGACGTGAACGAGCTGGGCCTGGAGCACGTCCCGTTCGACTCGGGGCTGCTCGCCTATGTCGCCGCGATCCTGTTCATCGTCGGCAAGACCGCGTTCGCCTTCTTCGTGCCCGCGCTGTCCGGCTACATCGCCTACGCGATCGCGGACCGCCCCGGCCTCGCTCCGGGCTTCATCGTCGGCGGTCTGGCCACCGACATCATGCAGTTCGGCACGCCGCAGACCGGGTTCATCGGCGCCATCGTCGGCGGCGTACTCGCTGGTCTCGTTGCCCACTGGATCGCTGGGCGGAAGGTGCCCACGTGGGCGCGCGGCCTGATGCCGGTCCTGGTCATCCCACTGTTCACCACGCTCGTGGTCGGCACCCTGATGCTGACCGTCCTCGGCACCCCCATCAGCGAGCTCATGACCTCGCTGCAGGACGGCCTCAAGGACATGAGCGGCTCGAACGCCATCGTGCTCGGCATCATCCTCGGTCTGATGATGGCCTTCGACATGGGCGGGCCGCTCAACAAGGTTGCCTACTCCTTCGCCGCAGCCGGCATCGGCGGCGCCTCCCTCGCCAGCGATGCACCCGAGCTGAAGATCATGGCTGCCGTGATGCTCGCCGGCATGGTTCCCCCGATCGCGCTGGCTCTCGCCACCGTGGTCCGTCCGGGCCTCTTCAGTCCCGCCGAGCGCGAGAACGGCAAGGCTGCCTGGCTGCTCGGTGCGTCGTTCATCACCGAGGGTGCGATCCCGTTCGCCGCAGCAGACCCGCTGCGCGTCATCCCCTCGATCATGCTCGGCAGTGCGGTCACGGGAGGCCTGGCCCAGGCGTTCGACGTCGCTCTCCGCGCCCCGCACGGCGGCATCTTCGTGCTCTTCGCCGTCGACGGGATCCCCGGGTTCGCGATCGCCCTGGTCGCCGGTGTCCTGGTCGCCGCCACCTCGGTGGTCCTGCTCAAGTCGTTCACCCGCGGCAGCGACGCAGAGGTCCTGGAGACCGTCCCCGCCTGA
- a CDS encoding HPr family phosphocarrier protein, with the protein MPVLTVVVGSAVGLHARPAGIIADKADDLGVDVFIGIPGDEPVDASSALMIMTLGAGNGDTVEVSGDDEAAVSAIASLVAQDLDA; encoded by the coding sequence ATGCCCGTTCTCACCGTTGTCGTCGGTTCCGCCGTCGGGCTGCACGCCCGCCCGGCCGGGATCATCGCGGACAAGGCCGACGACCTCGGCGTCGACGTCTTCATCGGCATCCCCGGTGACGAGCCCGTCGACGCCAGCTCCGCGCTGATGATCATGACCCTGGGAGCCGGCAACGGCGACACCGTCGAGGTGTCCGGCGATGACGAGGCCGCGGTCTCCGCGATCGCGTCGCTGGTCGCCCAGGATCTCGACGCCTGA